GCACTTCGGTTTTCCGAAAAACGTCTATCCGATTGGGCGCCTGGACGCTGATTCAGAAGGTTTGCTCTTACTGAGCGATGAAGCCGCATTGAACGAAAGACTGCTGCACCCCCGTCAGCAGCATGGAAGGATTTACTGGGCTCAGGTGGAACACGTTCCCTCCCCGGAAGTTTTAACCAGATTAGAAAAGGGGGTGATTGTTCAAGCGCGGAGGACATTGCCATGCAAAGCCTGGCTGATTGACCCACAACCAGCGGTGCCGCCGAGAGTTCCGCCGATTCGGGAACGCAAGAGCATCCCGGCCGTGTGGGTCGGACTGGAGCTTGTCGAGGGTAAGAACCGCCAGGTCCGCAGGATGACCGCAGCCGTTGGTCATCCAACATTACGGCTGATGCGAATGCAAATTGGAAAGTTCCAATTGGCCGACCTTCCAGCCGGAAAATGGAAGGTGCTTACTCCTGCAGAAAGGGATATGGTGTTGATGGAGGAATCGAAGATTTGAGTTGCAAAACACCAGTTAAACGACAATAGTAGTTATAACGCATTGTTTTTAACGTAGTGAAGAACATTCAAAATTCTGTCGTGATGTCGGGAAAGGGTGCTCCTGAAGTGTTGGAGGAATTGGTTCACCATGCCGAACAAGCCTCGGCCAGTGATATTCATCTTCAAATGACCGGGAAGATTGCGCAAATAACCTTTCGCCTGGACGGAGTGATGACTCCCGGCATGGAACTGCCTGAAGAGCTGGCTGAGA
The DNA window shown above is from Pedosphaera parvula Ellin514 and carries:
- a CDS encoding pseudouridine synthase, which codes for MLIAFNKPYGVLSQFTRDGSPNRPLAHFGFPKNVYPIGRLDADSEGLLLLSDEAALNERLLHPRQQHGRIYWAQVEHVPSPEVLTRLEKGVIVQARRTLPCKAWLIDPQPAVPPRVPPIRERKSIPAVWVGLELVEGKNRQVRRMTAAVGHPTLRLMRMQIGKFQLADLPAGKWKVLTPAERDMVLMEESKI